From Chloroflexota bacterium, a single genomic window includes:
- a CDS encoding 4Fe-4S binding protein, with translation MALVIRHAFRPIITTQYPEERLVPSKRIRAPQLVWEEERCTVCATCAKACPQGNITIVSESLPGNKYGMKHLEIDHGRCMFCGLCVEACPFDAIHLGRDYEQATYRRSQLVLTRDEVRLSEKRKASGYFRPRFEAEMPPQTLLVYGEKKGK, from the coding sequence ATGGCCCTTGTCATAAGACATGCCTTCCGCCCCATCATCACCACCCAGTACCCTGAAGAGAGGCTGGTCCCCTCCAAGCGCATCCGGGCCCCTCAACTGGTCTGGGAGGAGGAGCGCTGCACTGTCTGTGCTACCTGCGCCAAGGCCTGTCCCCAGGGGAACATCACTATCGTCAGCGAGTCCCTTCCCGGTAACAAATACGGCATGAAACACCTGGAGATAGACCACGGGCGGTGCATGTTCTGCGGCCTCTGTGTGGAGGCCTGCCCCTTTGACGCCATACATCTGGGGCGGGACTACGAGCAGGCCACCTACCGCCGCAGCCAGCTGGTCCTGACCAGGGACGAGGTGAGATTGTCGGAGAAGAGGAAAGCCAGCGGCTACTTCCGCCCCCGCTTTGAGGCGGAGATGCCTCCCCAGACCCTCCTGGTCTACGGGGAGAAGAAGGGGAAATAG
- a CDS encoding NADH-quinone oxidoreductase subunit J, whose translation MTISFFVLGAAVLLSALAVVLLRNVFRAGLSLLLCFFGVAGIYITLGADFLAGVQVLIYVGAIGILLLLALMLTREAARGSPEGRLVVPAAVLGGLVLVVLGFAVWRTPWKVVAPALADLPSPQPTTEALGLGLFSLEGGFVLPFEIASVLLLAAIIGAIVLVMERK comes from the coding sequence CTGACCATCAGCTTCTTTGTCCTGGGGGCAGCGGTGCTCCTCTCCGCCCTGGCGGTGGTCCTCCTCAGGAATGTCTTCCGGGCGGGCCTGTCCCTGCTATTGTGCTTTTTCGGCGTGGCTGGCATCTACATCACCCTGGGGGCGGACTTCCTGGCAGGGGTCCAGGTGCTGATATATGTGGGGGCCATAGGCATCCTCCTGCTCCTGGCCCTGATGCTCACCCGCGAGGCCGCGCGGGGGAGTCCGGAGGGACGGCTGGTGGTCCCGGCGGCGGTTCTGGGGGGGCTGGTTCTGGTGGTGCTGGGCTTTGCCGTCTGGCGCACCCCCTGGAAGGTGGTGGCCCCTGCCCTGGCAGACCTGCCCTCCCCCCAGCCCACCACCGAGGCCCTGGGTTTGGGGCTCTTCAGCCTGGAGGGGGGCTTTGTCCTGCCCTTTGAGATAGCCTCGGTCCTACTCCTGGCGGCCATCATCGGGGCCATCGTCCTGGTCATGGAGAGGAAATAA
- the nuoK gene encoding NADH-quinone oxidoreductase subunit NuoK, translated as MGLGHYLLLSSALFAIGLYGALAKRNAVVVLMCIELMLNAANIALVAFSRFLVGAALTGQMFAIFVMTVAAAEVAVGLALIISLYRARGTVDLGKIDLLKW; from the coding sequence GTGGGCCTGGGGCATTATCTTCTTCTGTCCTCGGCCCTCTTTGCCATCGGCCTCTACGGGGCCCTGGCCAAGAGGAATGCGGTGGTGGTCCTGATGTGCATTGAGCTAATGCTCAACGCCGCGAACATCGCCCTGGTGGCCTTTTCCCGCTTCCTTGTGGGAGCGGCCCTGACCGGGCAAATGTTTGCCATCTTCGTCATGACGGTGGCGGCGGCGGAGGTGGCGGTGGGGCTTGCTTTGATTATCTCCCTCTACCGGGCCCGGGGGACGGTGGACTTGGGAAAGATTGACCTGCTGAAATGGTAG